From a single Rutidosis leptorrhynchoides isolate AG116_Rl617_1_P2 chromosome 5, CSIRO_AGI_Rlap_v1, whole genome shotgun sequence genomic region:
- the LOC139849610 gene encoding uncharacterized protein: MAYFEKDMEAKMKVERTGVDNRFSMMDYHLNVLGGRVDNFYNNLEYLDDKQKEKNEKLLAAAQGGGAAQAPPHNVTCSYKNFMDCKPTSYNGTEGPIELIRWFEKLESVFRISNCLEADRVKYATHTLSRSALTWWNAHCQTVGIDVVNATPWDTVKRMMTDKYCHRNQVQKLEAEFYGHVVKNDDIESYNHRFLELASLCPSMVTPLYKMIEKYVEGLPSDIQGNVISAGKETIEGAMLLAQDLVMAARRKKAISKPAEVKTGDNKRKFDNQSNSPSQNSGKKPADGKPRCNRCEKNHYGRCMVPCTNCKKTGHLAKNCRLPAAITSAAKAYVPTCYGCGEKGHIKPNCPKKKTDAGNAKGRAFVMTTEEARDDDEVITGTFVVNNFYATVLFDSGADRTDKHFKIDLLPVELGSFDVVVGMDWLSPIKAGIMCFDKTINIPLKNDETLIIQ; this comes from the exons ATGGCTTATTTTGAAAAGGACATGGAGGCTAAAATGAAAGTGGAGAGAACCGGTGTTGATAATCGATTTTCTATGATGGACTACCATCTCAACGTGCTCGGGGGCAGGGTTGATAACTTCTATAACAACCTTGAGTACCTTGATGATAAGCAGAAGGAAAAGAATGAAAAA CTACTCGCTGCAGCTCAAGGTGGTGGTGCTGCTCAAGCTCCGCCCCACAATGTTACTTGCTCCTACAAAAATTTTATGGATTGCAAGCCTACATCTTACaacggaactgaaggaccaatagaATTGATtcgttggttcgagaaacttgaatccgtGTTTCGCATCAGCAACTGTTTAGAAGCTGATCGTGTTAAGTATGCCACCCACACCCTTTCTAGGAGTGCTCTGACCTGGTGGAATGCCCATTGCCAAACTGTGGGGATTGATGTTGTTAACGCTACTCCATGGGATACCGTCAAAAGAATGATGACCGATAAGTACTGTCATAGGAATCAGGTCCAGAAATTGGAGGCCGAATTCTATGGACACGTGGTAAAGAATGACGACATAGAGTCATACAATCATCGTTTTCTGGAACTAGCATCCTTGTGTCCATCTATGGTCACCCCCTTATACAAGATGATAGAAAAGTATGTTGAGGGTCTACCTTCTGATATCCAGGGGAATGTTATATCTGCTGGTAAGGAAACTATTGAGGGTGCTATGCTGTTAGCCCAAGATTTAGTTATGGCTGCTAGAAGAAAGAAGGCAATTAGTAAACCAGCTGAGGTAAAGACAggggataacaaaagaaagtttgACAATCAGAGTAATAGTCCCAGCCAGAACTCAGGTAAGAAGCCAGCTGATGGGAAACCTAGATGTAACCGATGTGAGAAAAATCACTATGGGAGATGTATGGTACCATGCACTAACTGCAAGAAAACAGGTCATCTTGCCAAAAACTGTAGACTTCCTGCTGCTATAACTTCTGCTGCAAAGGCCTATGTCCCTACCTGCTATGGTTGTGGGGAAAAAGGTCATATCAAGCCTAACTGTCCAAAGAAGAAAACTGATGCTGGTAATGCTAAAGGCAGGGCTTTTGTCATGACTACTGAAGAAGcccgtgatgatgatgaagtgataacgggtacgttcGTTGTTAACAACTTCTACGCTACTGTTCTATTTgattctggtgctgatagaa CCGACAAACACTTTAAGATAGACTTATTGCCAGtcgagttgggaagctttgatgtagttgtagggatggattggttatccccAATAAAGGCGGGAATTATGTGCTTCGATAAAACCATTAACATTCCCCTTAAGAATGATGAAACCTTAATCATTCAAtga